One stretch of Streptomyces sp. NBC_00443 DNA includes these proteins:
- the mfd gene encoding transcription-repair coupling factor — protein sequence MSLHGLLDAVVKDTALAEAITAAADGNRMHVDLVGPPAARPFAIAALARETDRPVLAVTATGREAEDLAAALRSLLPPEGVAEYPSWETLPHERLSPRSDTVGRRLAVLRRLAHPSTDDPETGPVSVVVAPVRSVLQPQVKGLGDLEPVALRTGRTADLNAVVDALAAAAYARVELVEKRGEFAVRGGILDVFPPTEEHPLRIEFWGDDIEEIRYFKVADQRSLEVAEHGLWAPPCRELLLTEDVRARARALAEQHPELGELLGKIAEGIAVEGMESLAPVLVDDMELLLDVLPKGAMAVVCDPERVRTRAADLVATSQEFLRASWAATAGGGEAPIDVGAASLWSIADVRDRARELEMLWWSVSPFAADETLDADTLKLGMHAPESYRGDTAKALADTKGWLADGWRTVFVTEAHGPAARTVEVLGTEGVAARLESDLGEIAPSVVHVACGSIDYGFVDPALRLAVLTETDLSGQKAAGKDGARMPARRRKTIDPLTLEAGDYIVHEQHGVGRYIEMVQRTVQGATREYLVVEYAPAKRGQPGDRLYIPTDQLEQITKYVGGEAPTLHRLGGADWTKTKARAKKAVKEIAADLIKLYSARMAAPGHAFGSDTPWQRELEDAFPYAETPDQLTTIAEVKEDMEKSVPMDRLICGDVGYGKTEIAVRAAFKAVQDGKQVAVLVPTTLLVQQHFGTFSERYSQFPVKTRALSRFQSDTQAKAVLEGLREGSVDIVIGTHRLFSSETKFKDLGLVIVDEEQRFGVEHKEQLKKLRANVDVLTMSATPIPRTLEMAVTGIREMSTITTPPEERHPVLTFVGPYEEKQIGAAIRRELLREGQVFYIHNRVESIDRAAARRREIVPEARIATAHGQMSEQALEQVVVDFWEKKFDVLVSTTIVESGIDISNANTLIVERGDNFGLSQLHQLRGRVGRGRERGYAYFLYPPEKPLTETAHERLATIAQHTEMGAGMYVAMKDLEIRGAGNLLGGEQSGHIAGVGFDLYVRMVGEAVADYRASLEGGVEEEPPLEVKIELPVDAHVPHDYAPGERLRLQAYRAIASANTEEDVKSVREELVDRYGKLPEPVENLLLVAGLRMLARACGVGEIVLQGTNIRFAPVELRESQELRVKRLYPGTVIKPTAHQLLVPRPKTAKVGGKPLVGRELLGWVGEFLASILGS from the coding sequence ATGAGCCTGCACGGTCTGCTCGACGCCGTAGTCAAGGACACCGCCCTCGCGGAAGCGATCACTGCGGCCGCAGACGGCAACCGCATGCACGTCGACCTGGTCGGCCCCCCGGCGGCCCGCCCGTTCGCGATCGCCGCCCTCGCCCGTGAGACGGACCGCCCGGTCCTGGCGGTGACGGCGACGGGCCGGGAGGCCGAGGACCTCGCGGCAGCCCTGCGCTCCCTGCTCCCCCCGGAGGGCGTCGCGGAGTACCCGTCCTGGGAGACCCTCCCGCACGAGCGCCTCAGCCCCCGCAGCGACACCGTCGGACGCCGCCTCGCGGTCCTGCGCCGCCTCGCCCACCCCAGCACCGACGACCCCGAGACGGGCCCGGTCTCCGTGGTGGTGGCGCCCGTGCGCTCCGTCCTCCAGCCGCAGGTCAAGGGCCTCGGCGACCTGGAACCGGTGGCCCTGAGAACCGGCCGGACCGCCGACCTGAACGCCGTCGTGGACGCCCTCGCGGCAGCCGCGTACGCGCGCGTGGAGCTCGTCGAGAAGCGGGGCGAGTTCGCCGTGCGTGGCGGCATCCTCGATGTCTTCCCGCCCACCGAGGAACACCCCCTGCGCATCGAGTTCTGGGGCGACGACATCGAGGAGATCCGCTACTTCAAGGTCGCCGACCAGCGCTCCCTCGAAGTCGCCGAACACGGTCTGTGGGCCCCGCCCTGCCGCGAGCTCCTCCTCACCGAAGACGTCCGCGCACGCGCGCGTGCCCTCGCCGAACAGCACCCGGAGCTCGGCGAACTGCTCGGCAAGATCGCCGAGGGCATCGCGGTCGAGGGCATGGAGTCCCTGGCCCCCGTCCTCGTCGACGACATGGAGCTGCTGCTCGACGTCCTGCCCAAGGGCGCCATGGCCGTCGTATGCGACCCGGAGCGGGTGCGCACGCGTGCCGCCGATCTTGTGGCGACCTCGCAGGAGTTCCTGCGGGCCTCCTGGGCCGCCACGGCCGGCGGCGGCGAGGCGCCCATCGACGTCGGCGCGGCCTCTCTGTGGTCCATCGCGGACGTTCGGGACCGGGCGCGCGAGCTGGAGATGTTGTGGTGGTCGGTGTCGCCGTTCGCCGCTGACGAGACGCTCGACGCGGACACCCTCAAGCTGGGCATGCACGCGCCCGAGTCGTACCGCGGCGACACCGCGAAGGCCCTCGCCGACACCAAGGGCTGGCTCGCCGACGGCTGGCGCACGGTCTTCGTGACCGAGGCGCACGGCCCCGCGGCCCGCACGGTCGAGGTGCTCGGCACTGAGGGCGTGGCGGCCCGCCTGGAGTCCGACCTCGGGGAGATCGCCCCGTCGGTCGTCCATGTCGCCTGCGGCTCGATCGACTACGGCTTCGTGGACCCGGCGCTCCGGCTGGCCGTCCTGACCGAGACCGACCTGTCCGGGCAGAAGGCGGCCGGCAAGGACGGCGCCCGCATGCCCGCCCGCCGCCGCAAGACCATCGACCCGCTGACCCTGGAGGCCGGCGACTACATCGTCCACGAGCAGCACGGCGTCGGCCGCTACATCGAGATGGTGCAGCGGACCGTACAGGGCGCCACGCGCGAGTACCTCGTCGTGGAGTACGCCCCCGCCAAGCGCGGCCAGCCCGGCGACCGGCTCTACATCCCCACCGACCAGCTGGAGCAGATCACCAAGTACGTCGGTGGCGAGGCCCCCACCCTGCACCGCCTGGGCGGCGCCGACTGGACGAAGACCAAGGCGCGGGCCAAGAAGGCCGTCAAGGAGATCGCGGCCGACCTGATCAAGCTGTACAGCGCGCGCATGGCGGCCCCCGGGCACGCCTTCGGCTCGGACACCCCCTGGCAGCGCGAGCTGGAGGACGCCTTCCCGTACGCCGAGACTCCCGACCAGCTGACGACCATCGCCGAGGTCAAGGAGGACATGGAGAAATCGGTCCCGATGGACCGCCTGATCTGCGGCGACGTCGGCTACGGCAAGACGGAGATCGCGGTCCGCGCCGCCTTCAAGGCGGTCCAGGACGGCAAGCAGGTGGCGGTACTGGTGCCCACGACCCTGCTGGTGCAGCAGCACTTCGGGACGTTCTCCGAGCGCTACTCGCAGTTCCCGGTGAAAACCCGTGCCCTGTCCCGCTTCCAGAGCGACACCCAGGCGAAGGCGGTCCTGGAGGGCCTTCGCGAAGGCTCGGTGGACATCGTGATCGGCACGCACCGGCTGTTCTCGTCGGAGACCAAGTTCAAGGACCTGGGCCTGGTCATCGTCGACGAGGAGCAGCGCTTCGGCGTCGAGCACAAGGAGCAGCTGAAGAAGCTGCGCGCGAACGTCGACGTCCTGACGATGTCCGCGACCCCGATCCCGAGGACCCTGGAGATGGCGGTCACCGGCATCCGGGAGATGTCGACCATCACGACCCCGCCCGAGGAACGGCACCCGGTCCTGACCTTCGTCGGCCCGTACGAGGAGAAGCAGATCGGCGCCGCGATCCGCCGTGAACTGCTGCGCGAGGGCCAGGTCTTCTACATCCACAACCGGGTCGAGTCGATCGACCGGGCGGCCGCGCGCCGGCGCGAGATCGTCCCGGAGGCACGCATCGCGACGGCGCACGGCCAGATGTCGGAGCAGGCGCTGGAGCAGGTCGTCGTCGACTTCTGGGAGAAGAAGTTCGACGTGCTCGTCTCGACGACGATCGTCGAGTCCGGCATCGACATCTCCAACGCCAACACGCTGATCGTGGAGCGCGGCGACAACTTCGGCCTCTCCCAGCTGCACCAGCTGCGCGGCCGAGTCGGGCGCGGGCGCGAGCGCGGGTACGCGTACTTCCTGTACCCGCCGGAGAAGCCGCTCACCGAGACCGCCCACGAGCGCCTCGCCACCATCGCCCAGCACACGGAGATGGGTGCGGGCATGTACGTGGCGATGAAGGACCTGGAGATCCGAGGCGCGGGCAACCTCCTCGGCGGCGAGCAGTCCGGGCACATCGCCGGAGTCGGCTTCGACCTGTACGTCCGCATGGTCGGCGAGGCCGTCGCGGACTACCGGGCGTCCCTGGAAGGCGGCGTCGAGGAGGAGCCCCCGCTCGAGGTCAAGATCGAGCTCCCCGTCGACGCCCACGTGCCGCACGACTACGCACCCGGCGAACGCCTCCGCCTGCAGGCCTACCGCGCCATCGCCTCCGCCAACACGGAGGAGGACGTCAAGTCCGTACGCGAGGAACTCGTCGACCGCTACGGCAAGTTGCCCGAGCCCGTCGAGAACCTCCTCCTCGTGGCAGGCCTGCGCATGCTGGCCCGCGCGTGCGGCGTCGGCGAGATCGTCCTGCAGGGCACCAACATCCGCTTCGCCCCCGTGGAACTGCGCGAGTCCCAGGAACTCAGGGTCAAGCGCCTGTACCCCGGCACCGTCATCAAGCCGACGGCGCACCAGCTGCTGGTCCCGCGCCCGAAGACCGCGAAGGTGGGCGGGAAGCCGCTGGTCGGGCGGGAGTTGCTGGGGTGGGTCGGGGAGTTCCTGGCGTCGATTCTGGGGTCGTGA
- a CDS encoding SgcJ/EcaC family oxidoreductase encodes MTIESADGKAVDPAGSKPGDDADLKAIAQVVATVERTQRAKDPDGFLALFHPDALWTTAHGKVLIGFDAIAEFTRAVLPAATWDGEVTYAVAHAQFLRPDVAAVKVRQVYHSPSGDTEGAPLYVMTKQDDGRWLLHACQNTEVRVD; translated from the coding sequence ATGACCATCGAAAGCGCAGACGGCAAGGCCGTCGACCCCGCAGGCTCCAAGCCCGGCGACGACGCCGATCTCAAGGCCATCGCTCAGGTCGTGGCCACCGTCGAACGCACCCAGCGCGCCAAGGACCCCGACGGCTTCCTGGCCCTCTTCCACCCCGACGCCCTGTGGACGACCGCCCACGGCAAGGTCCTCATCGGCTTCGACGCCATCGCCGAGTTCACCCGTGCCGTGCTGCCCGCCGCCACCTGGGACGGCGAGGTCACCTACGCGGTGGCGCACGCGCAGTTCCTGCGGCCCGACGTGGCGGCCGTCAAGGTCCGGCAGGTGTACCACTCACCGAGCGGCGACACGGAGGGTGCCCCGCTGTACGTCATGACCAAGCAGGACGACGGACGGTGGCTGCTGCACGCCTGCCAGAACACTGAGGTGCGGGTCGACTAG